In a single window of the Pseudomonas oryzihabitans genome:
- a CDS encoding carbohydrate ABC transporter permease codes for MAKALNVNRVAIHATLIIACAVYLVPLLVMLLTSFKTPDDVRTGNLLSLPLDWTVIGWLKAWDVVHSYFWNSFMITVPAVLISTFIGALNGYALSKWQFRGSNLLFSLLLFGCFIPFQVILLPMSFTLGQLGLANTTAGLVLVHVIYGLAFTTLFFRNYYVGIPDALIKAARLDGAGFFTIFFKILLPLSTPIVMVSLIWQFTQVWNDFLFGVVFASGSSQPITVALNNLVNTSTGAKEYNVDMAAAMIAALPTLLVYIFAGKYFVRGLTSGVVKG; via the coding sequence ATGGCTAAGGCTCTGAACGTCAATCGCGTAGCCATCCACGCCACCCTGATCATCGCCTGCGCGGTCTATCTGGTGCCGCTGCTGGTGATGCTGCTGACCAGCTTCAAGACCCCGGACGATGTCCGTACCGGCAACCTGCTGAGCCTGCCTCTGGACTGGACGGTGATCGGCTGGCTCAAGGCCTGGGACGTGGTGCACAGCTACTTCTGGAACTCCTTCATGATCACCGTCCCAGCGGTGCTCATCTCCACCTTCATCGGCGCGCTCAACGGCTACGCCCTGTCGAAGTGGCAGTTCCGTGGCTCGAACCTGCTGTTCAGCCTGTTGCTGTTCGGCTGCTTCATTCCCTTCCAGGTGATCCTGCTGCCGATGTCCTTCACCCTCGGCCAGCTAGGCCTGGCCAACACCACCGCCGGCCTGGTGCTGGTGCACGTGATCTACGGCCTGGCCTTCACCACGCTGTTCTTCCGCAACTACTACGTGGGCATTCCCGACGCCCTGATCAAGGCGGCGCGGCTGGATGGGGCCGGCTTCTTCACCATCTTCTTCAAGATCCTGCTGCCGCTGTCCACGCCCATCGTCATGGTCAGCCTGATCTGGCAGTTCACCCAGGTGTGGAACGACTTCCTGTTTGGCGTGGTGTTCGCCAGCGGCTCGTCACAGCCCATCACCGTGGCCTTGAACAACCTGGTCAACACCAGCACCGGTGCCAAGGAATACAACGTCGACATGGCCGCCGCCATGATCGCCGCGCTTCCGACCCTGCTGGTCTACATCTTCGCTGGCAAGTATTTCGTCCGGGGCCTGACCTCGGGCGTGGTCAAAGGATAA
- a CDS encoding ATP-binding protein: MRCSGSLTRLVPRSLLARMLLLTLLAVLLAQGASALFWSAALRSDRNQGLQTAARSLGYSIAASVRYFSLLPPAYRPLVLEQLRNMGGTRFFVSLNEKPLTMQALPATPGRRAVLQEVETVLRERLGATMPMYVEFIGPQQLRLFNGAVALDDLPRSWAHYALSLEPLEPPVLVTQIRIGEGEWVYLATLMPAPYYSLDESWLPLQQLLFMVFSSAFLLLFIGLLIRWQSRPLKRLSRAARELSLEVHTPPVREEGAQEIREVTRAFNAMRERIARYLDERAQLFSAISHDLRTPITRLRLRAELVDDEVMQAKLVRDLDELDLLVKGALQCVKDTDIHENLEPVDLQALLLQLVEPFTQEQPPRVRLTGEAQGTLLGKPLALKRCIGNLLDNALKYGHRAHLQVEDDGHVFVLHVDDEGPGVPEQELEQVFQPHVRLATDRHGYGLGLGIARNLAHAHGGEVELRNRREGGLRVTLTLPRS, encoded by the coding sequence ATGCGGTGTAGCGGTTCACTCACTCGGTTGGTGCCACGTTCCCTGCTGGCGCGCATGCTGCTCCTGACCCTGCTGGCCGTACTCCTGGCCCAGGGCGCCTCGGCATTGTTCTGGTCGGCCGCCCTGCGCAGCGATCGCAACCAGGGCCTGCAGACCGCCGCTCGCAGCCTGGGCTACTCCATCGCCGCCAGCGTGCGCTATTTCAGTCTGCTGCCACCGGCCTATCGCCCGCTGGTGCTGGAACAACTGCGCAACATGGGCGGCACGCGCTTCTTCGTCTCCCTGAACGAAAAGCCGCTGACCATGCAGGCGTTGCCGGCGACCCCGGGGCGTCGCGCGGTGCTGCAGGAGGTCGAAACGGTGCTGCGTGAGCGCCTGGGCGCCACTATGCCCATGTACGTGGAATTCATCGGCCCGCAACAGCTGCGCCTGTTCAACGGCGCGGTGGCGCTCGACGACCTGCCGCGCTCCTGGGCGCACTATGCGCTAAGCCTGGAACCGCTGGAGCCACCGGTGCTGGTGACCCAGATCCGCATCGGTGAAGGGGAGTGGGTGTACCTGGCGACCCTGATGCCGGCGCCTTACTACAGCCTGGACGAATCCTGGCTGCCCCTGCAGCAGCTGCTGTTCATGGTCTTCAGCAGCGCCTTCCTGCTGCTGTTCATCGGCCTGCTGATCCGCTGGCAGAGTCGCCCGCTCAAACGCCTGTCGCGCGCCGCACGGGAGCTGTCGCTGGAGGTCCATACGCCGCCGGTGCGGGAAGAGGGCGCCCAGGAGATCCGCGAGGTCACCCGCGCCTTCAATGCCATGCGTGAACGCATCGCCCGCTACCTGGACGAGCGCGCCCAGCTGTTCAGCGCCATCTCTCACGACCTGCGCACCCCTATCACGCGGCTGCGGCTACGTGCCGAGTTGGTGGACGACGAGGTGATGCAAGCCAAGCTGGTGCGTGACCTGGATGAGCTGGACCTGCTGGTCAAGGGCGCCCTGCAGTGCGTCAAGGACACCGACATCCACGAGAATCTGGAGCCGGTCGATCTCCAGGCACTGCTGCTGCAACTGGTGGAGCCCTTCACCCAGGAGCAGCCGCCGCGGGTCCGTCTCACCGGTGAGGCCCAGGGCACTCTGTTGGGCAAGCCCCTGGCGCTCAAGCGCTGCATCGGCAACCTGCTGGACAATGCCCTCAAGTATGGCCATCGCGCCCACCTGCAGGTGGAAGACGACGGCCATGTCTTCGTCCTGCATGTCGACGACGAGGGGCCTGGCGTGCCGGAGCAGGAGCTGGAGCAGGTCTTTCAGCCCCATGTAAGACTGGCTACCGATCGCCATGGTTACGGCCTCGGCCTGGGCATCGCCCGCAATCTGGCCCACGCCCATGGCGGCGAGGTAGAGCTGCGCAATCGCCGCGAGGGTGGTCTGCGGGTGACCCTGACGCTACCTCGTAGCTAG
- a CDS encoding ABC transporter ATP-binding protein, translated as MAALELKSVRKTYGNAAQEALKGIDIRIDTGQFLILVGPSGCGKSTLMNAIAGLEDISSGAICLDGEDVTQVEPKDRDIAMVFQSYALYPTMTVRENIAFGLKIRKTPKEQIDAEVARVAKLLQIEHLLERKPAQLSGGQQQRVAMGRALARRPKLYLFDEPLSNLDAKLRVEMRTEIKLMHQRLQTTTVYVTHDQIEAMTLGDRVAVMKDGEVQQFGTPEEIYNDPANLFVASFIGSPPMNFVPVRLEAREGRVVARVTGDTGDSQVELPELDPALAGREAILGVRPEQIQSAHPADSAVPGILTRVQVVEPTGPDTLLYAEWNGTKVCCRVAPGEAPRAGDQVLWRIDPRRAVLFDPASGRRLS; from the coding sequence ATGGCAGCTCTCGAACTCAAAAGCGTACGCAAGACCTACGGCAACGCCGCCCAGGAAGCCCTCAAGGGCATCGATATCCGCATCGATACCGGTCAGTTCCTCATCCTGGTCGGGCCCTCCGGCTGCGGTAAGTCCACCCTCATGAACGCGATCGCCGGCCTCGAGGACATCAGCAGTGGCGCCATCTGCCTGGATGGCGAGGATGTCACCCAGGTCGAGCCCAAGGACCGGGACATCGCCATGGTGTTCCAGTCCTACGCCCTCTATCCGACCATGACCGTGCGCGAGAACATCGCCTTCGGCCTGAAGATCCGCAAGACGCCCAAGGAGCAGATCGACGCCGAGGTGGCGCGAGTGGCCAAACTGCTGCAGATCGAGCACCTGCTCGAACGCAAGCCGGCACAACTCTCCGGTGGCCAGCAGCAGCGGGTGGCCATGGGCCGCGCCCTGGCGCGCCGGCCCAAGCTCTATCTGTTCGACGAGCCGCTGTCCAACCTCGACGCCAAGCTACGGGTGGAGATGCGTACCGAGATCAAGCTGATGCACCAGCGCCTGCAGACCACTACCGTCTACGTCACCCATGACCAGATCGAAGCCATGACCCTGGGAGATCGGGTCGCGGTGATGAAGGATGGCGAGGTGCAGCAGTTCGGCACCCCTGAAGAGATCTACAACGATCCGGCCAACCTCTTCGTCGCCAGCTTCATCGGCTCACCGCCGATGAACTTCGTGCCGGTGCGTCTCGAAGCCCGTGAGGGCAGGGTAGTCGCGCGAGTCACCGGCGACACCGGCGACAGCCAGGTGGAGTTGCCGGAACTGGATCCGGCGCTGGCCGGCAGAGAGGCTATCCTTGGGGTGCGTCCGGAGCAGATCCAGTCGGCGCATCCGGCGGATAGCGCCGTCCCAGGCATCCTGACACGCGTCCAGGTGGTCGAGCCCACAGGTCCGGATACCCTGCTATATGCCGAGTGGAACGGCACCAAGGTGTGCTGCCGGGTCGCCCCGGGTGAGGCGCCTCGGGCGGGCGATCAGGTCTTGTGGCGGATCGATCCGCGACGGGCGGTACTGTTCGATCCGGCCAGCGGTCGCCGACTTTCTTGA
- a CDS encoding ABC transporter substrate-binding protein: protein MNALNRLALAVSLSCAAVVAPLTAHAGEVEVLHWWTSGGEARAVDVLKQLMQKQGDTWKDFAVAGGAGEAAMTVLKTRAVSGNPPSAAQLKGPDIQEWASMGFLANISDIAKQGNWDTILPKRVAQTMQHDGEYVAVPAGIHRINWLWINPAVFKKAGAKVPTTLDEFFEAADKLKAAGVVPLAHGGQNWQDGTIFESLVMAIMGPEGYDKVFVQTDADTIRSDKMVEVFKTFKRIKGYVDPNAAGRDWNLATAMVIEGKAGMQIMGDWAKAEFTAAGKKPGVDYECVVMPGTQGDFIYNIDSLAMFKIKNKDNQKAQDDLVRTVIDKPFQEVFNLNKGSIPVRNDIDLSKFDSCAQQSAKDFQAANADGKAEPSMAHSMANTSYVQGAIFDVVTNFFNDANADPKKATEQLVAAIQAAK, encoded by the coding sequence ATGAATGCGTTGAATCGTCTCGCTCTCGCCGTTTCCCTTTCCTGCGCCGCCGTCGTCGCCCCCCTGACCGCCCATGCCGGTGAGGTCGAGGTGCTGCACTGGTGGACCTCCGGTGGCGAGGCTCGCGCTGTCGATGTCCTCAAGCAGCTGATGCAGAAGCAGGGCGATACCTGGAAGGACTTCGCCGTGGCCGGTGGCGCTGGTGAAGCCGCCATGACCGTGCTCAAGACCCGCGCCGTATCCGGCAACCCGCCGTCCGCTGCCCAGCTGAAAGGCCCCGACATCCAGGAATGGGCCAGCATGGGCTTCCTGGCCAACATCAGCGACATCGCCAAACAGGGTAACTGGGACACCATCCTGCCCAAGCGCGTGGCCCAGACCATGCAGCATGACGGCGAGTACGTCGCCGTGCCGGCCGGCATCCACCGCATCAACTGGCTGTGGATCAACCCCGCCGTTTTCAAGAAGGCCGGCGCCAAGGTCCCCACCACCCTGGACGAATTCTTCGAAGCCGCCGACAAACTGAAGGCCGCTGGCGTCGTACCCCTGGCCCACGGTGGCCAGAACTGGCAGGACGGCACCATCTTCGAATCCCTGGTCATGGCCATCATGGGCCCGGAAGGCTACGACAAGGTCTTCGTGCAGACCGATGCCGACACCATCCGCAGCGACAAGATGGTCGAGGTCTTCAAGACCTTCAAGCGCATCAAGGGCTACGTCGATCCCAACGCCGCCGGTCGCGACTGGAACCTGGCCACCGCCATGGTCATCGAGGGCAAGGCAGGCATGCAGATCATGGGCGACTGGGCCAAGGCGGAATTCACCGCTGCTGGCAAGAAGCCGGGCGTCGACTACGAATGCGTGGTCATGCCAGGCACCCAGGGCGACTTCATCTACAACATCGACTCCCTGGCCATGTTCAAGATCAAGAACAAGGACAACCAGAAGGCCCAGGACGATCTGGTGCGCACCGTCATCGACAAGCCCTTCCAGGAGGTCTTCAACCTCAACAAGGGCTCCATCCCGGTGCGTAACGACATCGACCTGTCCAAGTTCGACAGCTGCGCCCAGCAGTCCGCCAAGGACTTCCAGGCGGCCAACGCCGATGGCAAGGCCGAGCCGAGCATGGCGCACAGCATGGCCAACACCAGCTACGTGCAGGGCGCGATCTTCGACGTGGTGACCAACTTCTTCAACGACGCCAACGCCGATCCGAAGAAGGCCACCGAGCAACTGGTCGCCGCCATCCAGGCCGCGAAGTAA
- a CDS encoding carbohydrate kinase family protein produces MALPRVVVFGEALTDIVQGNPGEWRGYPGGAPWNVARGLARLGVDSAFGGAISQDGLGDEIAWQSETAGLDTRFLQRVAADPLVAIVPSSRPPRYFFAGEADLQFDPALLPEGWLDAAEVCHFSCISLARYPLADTLLDLARNAKAAGKRLSYDPNWRNLMGDRYRQQTFPELVRLADDIKLSDEDIRQIYPGLDERAALDELRTLNPHARILFTRGEHGLVLYTPEGEWQQAAIAVDVADTVGAGDACMAGWLASGLLGLTDLQQRLRFAAASASVSCRHAGAYAPTRADVEALLQVSPH; encoded by the coding sequence ATGGCACTACCCCGAGTCGTGGTCTTTGGCGAAGCCCTCACCGACATCGTCCAGGGCAATCCTGGCGAATGGCGGGGTTACCCGGGTGGCGCCCCCTGGAACGTGGCGCGCGGCCTGGCCCGGCTGGGTGTGGACAGCGCCTTCGGCGGCGCCATCAGTCAGGACGGCCTGGGTGACGAGATCGCCTGGCAATCGGAAACCGCCGGCCTTGATACCCGCTTCCTGCAGCGCGTCGCCGCCGATCCCCTGGTGGCCATCGTGCCGTCGAGCCGCCCACCGCGCTATTTCTTCGCGGGCGAAGCCGATCTGCAGTTCGATCCGGCGCTGCTGCCTGAAGGCTGGCTCGACGCTGCCGAAGTCTGCCATTTCAGCTGCATCAGCCTGGCTCGCTATCCGCTGGCCGACACCTTGCTGGACCTGGCGCGCAACGCCAAAGCCGCCGGCAAGCGCCTGAGCTACGACCCCAACTGGCGCAACCTGATGGGTGACCGCTATCGCCAGCAGACCTTCCCCGAACTGGTGCGCCTAGCCGACGACATCAAGCTGTCCGACGAAGACATCCGCCAGATCTACCCCGGGCTGGACGAGCGTGCCGCGCTGGACGAGTTGCGCACCCTCAATCCCCACGCCCGTATTCTTTTCACCCGCGGCGAGCACGGTCTGGTGCTCTATACGCCGGAAGGCGAGTGGCAGCAGGCCGCCATCGCCGTGGACGTGGCCGACACCGTGGGTGCCGGTGACGCCTGCATGGCCGGCTGGCTGGCCTCGGGCCTGCTGGGCCTGACCGATCTGCAGCAGCGCCTGAGATTTGCCGCCGCCAGTGCCTCGGTGTCCTGCCGTCACGCCGGCGCCTATGCGCCGACTCGCGCCGACGTGGAAGCGCTGCTGCAGGTGAGTCCCCACTGA
- a CDS encoding carbohydrate ABC transporter permease — MALTETLPATAVTRRPDRLQRLLPKLVLAPTAIAMVVCLYGYMLWTAVISFTNSRFLPSYNFAGFAQYARLLENDRWLVACKNLAIFGGLFILLSLAIGVFFAILLDQRIRREGFIRTIYLYPMALSMIVTGTAWKWLLNPGMGLDKLLRDWGWEGFRFDWLVDPDRVIYCLLIAALWQASGFVMAMFLAGLRGVDSSILRAAQVDGAGLPTIYLRIVLPSLRPVFFSAVMILAHIAIKSFDLVMAMTAGGPGYASDLPAVFMYQHTFTRGQMGLGSASAVLMLGAVLAVLVPYLYSELRSKRNG; from the coding sequence ATGGCTCTTACCGAAACTCTTCCCGCGACGGCAGTCACCCGGCGTCCGGACCGGCTGCAGCGCCTGCTGCCCAAGCTGGTGCTGGCGCCCACGGCCATCGCCATGGTCGTCTGCCTCTATGGCTACATGCTGTGGACGGCGGTGATCTCCTTTACCAATTCGCGCTTCCTGCCCAGCTACAATTTCGCCGGTTTCGCCCAATACGCGCGGCTGCTGGAGAACGACCGCTGGCTGGTGGCCTGCAAGAACCTGGCGATCTTTGGCGGCCTGTTCATCCTGTTGAGCCTGGCCATCGGCGTCTTCTTCGCCATCCTGCTGGACCAGCGCATCCGCCGCGAAGGCTTCATCCGCACCATCTATCTCTACCCCATGGCGCTGTCGATGATCGTCACCGGTACCGCCTGGAAATGGCTGCTCAACCCCGGCATGGGCTTGGACAAGCTACTGCGCGACTGGGGCTGGGAAGGCTTTCGCTTCGACTGGCTGGTGGACCCCGACCGGGTCATCTACTGCCTGCTGATCGCTGCCCTCTGGCAGGCCTCGGGTTTCGTCATGGCGATGTTTCTCGCTGGTCTGCGTGGTGTGGATTCCTCCATCCTGCGCGCCGCCCAGGTCGACGGGGCAGGGCTGCCCACCATCTACCTGCGCATCGTCCTGCCGAGCCTGCGGCCGGTGTTCTTCAGTGCGGTGATGATCCTCGCCCACATCGCCATCAAGAGCTTCGACCTGGTCATGGCCATGACCGCGGGCGGCCCCGGCTATGCCTCGGACCTGCCGGCGGTATTCATGTACCAGCACACCTTCACCCGCGGCCAGATGGGCCTGGGTTCGGCCAGTGCGGTGCTGATGCTTGGCGCGGTGCTGGCGGTGCTGGTGCCCTACCTCTACTCGGAATTGCGGAGCAAGCGAAATGGCTAA